DNA from Elaeis guineensis isolate ETL-2024a chromosome 2, EG11, whole genome shotgun sequence:
AGATCTTCTCAAACCAATCCAGCAATTTGAAAATGGAGGAAAGTTGTGGCTCTGCTGGAGCAATAGAGGGAAAGGAGCTAAAAGAGGAACTTCATATCAAAATGAAAAACAATGTAGAGGAACCAGGGACagataaagaagagaagaaagagattgaaattgaaatgaaatcaaagtctgtagagaaagaaaaggttaaacatGAAGAagacaaggatgcagattgcaagaGTGGGGGCAAGAAGGTGAAAaaacataaagagaaaaaagACAAACATGAGGAAGATGAAGATGGAGAAATGAGTGAAAAGAAAGCCAAGAAGAAAGATAAGGAGGCAAAAGATAGAGCAAAGGCAAAAGATAAAAATGAGAAAGATGAAGATTTtaaggaaaagaaggaagaatgGGAGATGGTAGAAAAGGATAAAGGAAAGGTCAAGAAGAAGGAAAATGAGAAGACTAAAGATGGAGAGTCGAAGAAAGCCACCAAGGATAAAGAGGAGGATGAAAATAATGAGTCAAAGAAAGATAAGGAAAATGACAAAAAGAAGGACGGTGAGggagaaacaaagaaaaaagagaaggcaaagaagaagaacaaagatGGGGGGCCTAGGAAAGATGAAATTGATGCGGAGGAAGAGCCTGAAGAAaaacagaagaagaaaaaggataaaGTTGGAGAATTGAAAGACAACGAGAAGAAAGGAAAGCATGGAGACTTGGAGGCTGAAGAGAAGGATGGGGAtccagaaaagaaaaaagataaacatAAGGAGGACAAGGATACAAAGgaaaagaagacaaagaagaGTAAGGATGAAAATGAAGAGTCAGAGGTAAAACATGAGGAGGAGAAACATAAGAAGGACAAGGAtacaaaggaaaagaagaaaaagaagattaagGATGAAGATGAAAAGTCAGAAGAGAGTGTAGTTAAAAAGGAtgatgaaggaaaagaaaagaaaaagaagggaacaaaagaagaagatggaagggaGAACAAAGACAAGAAGAAATTAAAGGAGAAAGATCTGGAGAAGAAAAGTGAATCACTAGGTGAATCAGCTAAAGTACTGAGCAGCAGAAGGGATATCAAAGCTGGAGATGATTTGAAGGACCACAAAGACATAGATAGAGAGCTGGAAAAAATCGAAGAGAAAGCAGAGAAAGAGGCAGAGAATAAGGGGAAGGAtaagaaagaaaaagacaagGAAAAGAAGGATAAATGCAAAGAAGAAAAGGATGGTAAAACAAGTGAAAGGAAAGATAGAGACAAAGACAAGAGTGAGAAGAAAAGGAAACTTGATGGAAAGGACAAGAGCAAGGATGTTGAGAAGCTGAAGCAGAAGCTAGAAAAGATCGATGCCCAAGTTGAAGCCCTACTAGCCAAGAAAGCAGATATTGTGAAACTGATCAAAGAAGCCGAACAGGGTCAGGTAGTAGAAAACCCGGATGAAGCTGCAATGCTGGTGTAGCGTGACTTTTGAGATAGGTTTTGAATAATGTGTATTGTAACATTTTTAATAAAACATGCAAAAGTTATCTATTATCAGATTTGAGGTTTGTTACCTGAAGAAAAAACCCTTCTTGTATCTTGATGAGAGTGCTATGTAATAtaaaccaaataaattttgaatatcGTTTGCAGATATGGACTCTTCTCTGATGACCACATGTTGCTCGGCCAGTCTCACTTGATAGCTGTGCAATGCAGATTTTTATTGGTGACATTAGAAGCAAACCTTCTAAATGAAGGGGATGCTTGGAACAGTGATTGAGAAAATTGATCATATTCTTAGTTGTCTGATAACATGCGGATGCTGTTAGGACTGCTTTTCATCCTTCATAATGGGGTTGCAATCCCCTTTTGCAAACATCATTcccttgaaaaaaaagaaaaagaaagagaaaagaaaaagaaaagaacactGAAATGTGCAGATGGAGAAATTTTCCTGTTCACAATTATGTTTCCGAGCACATGCATTGAAATAATAGGGTCGGTTCTATCAAACTCTTATAACTATGGTGTCACCTATGCATAGATTGAGAGAGCACAAATGAAACGGCACATAACTTTATATCTTCTACCGTGTACAAAGGCGACAGAGGCAATTCTTGAGCACATGCATTGAAATAATAGCGTCGGTTCTATCAAACTGTTATAACTATGATTGAGAGAGCACAAATGAAACAGCACATAACTTAATATCTTCTACCATGTACAAAGACGACGGAGGCAATTTTTGAGCACATGCATTGAAATAATAGCGTCGGTTCTATCAAACTCTTATAACTATGATTGAGAGAGCACAAATGAAACAGCACATAACTTTATATCTTCTACCGTGTACAAAGACGACGGAGGCAATTTTTGAGCACATGCATTGAAATAATAGCATCGGTTCTATCAAACTCTTATAACTATGATTGAGAGAGCACAAATGAAACGGCACATAACTTTATATCTTCTACCGTGTACAAAGGCGACAGAGGCAATAATAGCGTCGGTTCTATCAAACTCTTATAACTATGATTGAGAGAGCACAAATGAAACGGCACGTAACTTTATATCTTCTACCGTGTACAAAGGCGACAGAGTCAATTCCTCCACCAACGAAAGCCAAAACTAAGAAAGATTTTTATAGCTACTATACCGTATACAAAGGTGACGGAGGCAATTCCTCCACCAACGAGAGCCAAAACTCGGAAAGATTTTTATAGCTACTATAAGTGGGTAAATTGCAAGATCTATTTACAAGATGACAGTTATTAGTGTCCACCATAGCTTGCCACAGAAATTTTAGTTAAAAAGAATCAGCTTTATAGCTGTAGTAGTAACTCTACACAACACGTCTTAGCTTAAAAAATATGGGTACCAGTACAAGATCAAGATCTGAAGTATTGTAGTTTCTCTTAGTTTTCAATCCATCTTCAACTTTTTTTCAGAcctataaaagaagaaatactaaAGCTAAACCTTTTAAAAGTCTCCAAGACAaggctaaaaataaaaaaaaaaagagagaacttGTTTTGAGTCA
Protein-coding regions in this window:
- the LOC105034438 gene encoding uncharacterized protein → MEESCGSAGAIEGKELKEELHIKMKNNVEEPGTDKEEKKEIEIEMKSKSVEKEKVKHEEDKDADCKSGGKKVKKHKEKKDKHEEDEDGEMSEKKAKKKDKEAKDRAKAKDKNEKDEDFKEKKEEWEMVEKDKGKVKKKENEKTKDGESKKATKDKEEDENNESKKDKENDKKKDGEGETKKKEKAKKKNKDGGPRKDEIDAEEEPEEKQKKKKDKVGELKDNEKKGKHGDLEAEEKDGDPEKKKDKHKEDKDTKEKKTKKSKDENEESEVKHEEEKHKKDKDTKEKKKKKIKDEDEKSEESVVKKDDEGKEKKKKGTKEEDGRENKDKKKLKEKDLEKKSESLGESAKVLSSRRDIKAGDDLKDHKDIDRELEKIEEKAEKEAENKGKDKKEKDKEKKDKCKEEKDGKTSERKDRDKDKSEKKRKLDGKDKSKDVEKLKQKLEKIDAQVEALLAKKADIVKLIKEAEQGQVVENPDEAAMLV